A single region of the Paenibacillus sp. genome encodes:
- a CDS encoding YtrH family sporulation protein — MSATDFLSKAIQDFFVAFGVVFGASMLAGMSSILTMQPPGPAETMRQLSENVKIWAVVVAIGGTIDPIRFIEHSVTEGYFSPAAKQIMLILCAFLGAHSGTELIRWMVAPR, encoded by the coding sequence GTGTCCGCGACCGATTTTTTGTCGAAGGCGATTCAAGATTTCTTCGTGGCGTTCGGCGTCGTGTTCGGGGCGTCGATGCTCGCCGGCATGAGTTCGATTTTGACGATGCAGCCGCCGGGACCGGCGGAAACGATGCGCCAGCTGTCCGAGAACGTGAAAATTTGGGCGGTCGTCGTCGCCATCGGCGGCACGATCGATCCGATCCGGTTCATCGAGCATTCGGTGACCGAGGGCTATTTTTCGCCGGCGGCGAAACAAATCATGCTCATCCTGTGCGCGTTCCTCGGCGCCCATTCCGGCACCGAGCTCATCCGCTGGATGGTCGCGCCGAGGTAA
- a CDS encoding YtpI family protein: MIYIFYAGIVVCCVLSVIFSFRSRRASDPNVRGLNAARMNLSNGALLILASLVQFLLFEPDTVRIVVGSLFLLIGAFNVFAGFRNYGHFSRK; the protein is encoded by the coding sequence ATGATTTACATCTTTTATGCGGGCATCGTGGTATGCTGCGTGCTCTCCGTCATATTCAGCTTCCGTTCGCGTCGGGCCTCCGACCCGAACGTTCGCGGACTGAACGCCGCGCGCATGAATTTGTCGAACGGCGCGCTGCTCATCCTCGCTTCGCTCGTACAGTTTCTGCTGTTCGAGCCGGATACGGTCCGCATCGTCGTCGGCTCGCTGTTTCTGCTGATCGGCGCGTTCAACGTGTTCGCCGGGTTCCGCAATTACGGACATTTTTCCCGCAAATAA
- a CDS encoding DRTGG domain-containing protein, with translation MTKHEQIIRYIQALKVGDKISVRKIAKDVGVSEGTAYRAIKEAEASGLVATKERIGTVRIEPKARNNIDKLTFAEVVNIVDGEVLGGAEGLGKTLGKFVIGAMQLEAMVKYIDAGSLLIVGNREKAHGVALELGAGVLITGGFGASTAVRKQADELALPIISSSYDTFTVASLINRAIYDRLIKKKILLVEDIMIPSEETMTLRGQMTVADWNAAVEQSGHSRFPVVDDHHRLIGMVTSKDVVGSSPNDRIDKVMTKSPITVGARTSVASAAHMMVWEGVEQLPVTDHGRKLIGIISRQDVLKGMQFIQKQPQIGETIEDLILSSFEEEREADGRVAFRGTITPQMTSSFGTVSEGVLTTLMSQSAFRAIKLVKKGDLVLDSMSTFFLKPLQIDNEIVVRPQLIELSRKFGKVDVEVHLGSSLVAKAILTAQLIDQM, from the coding sequence ATGACGAAGCATGAGCAGATCATTCGATATATTCAAGCGCTGAAGGTCGGAGACAAAATTTCGGTGCGGAAAATCGCAAAAGACGTCGGCGTCAGCGAAGGGACGGCGTACCGGGCAATCAAAGAGGCGGAAGCGTCGGGACTGGTGGCGACGAAGGAGCGGATCGGCACCGTCCGAATCGAGCCGAAGGCTCGCAACAATATCGATAAGCTGACGTTCGCCGAGGTGGTGAACATCGTCGACGGCGAGGTGCTCGGCGGAGCCGAAGGCCTCGGCAAAACGCTCGGCAAATTCGTCATCGGCGCCATGCAGCTCGAAGCGATGGTGAAGTACATCGACGCCGGCAGCCTGCTCATCGTCGGCAACCGGGAGAAAGCGCACGGCGTGGCGCTCGAGCTCGGCGCGGGCGTGCTCATCACCGGCGGCTTCGGCGCGAGCACGGCGGTCCGCAAGCAGGCAGACGAGCTGGCGCTGCCGATCATTTCGAGCTCGTACGACACGTTCACGGTCGCCTCGCTCATCAACCGCGCCATTTACGACCGGCTGATCAAAAAGAAAATCCTCCTCGTCGAGGACATTATGATCCCGAGCGAGGAAACGATGACGCTGCGCGGGCAAATGACCGTCGCGGACTGGAACGCCGCCGTGGAGCAGTCGGGGCATAGCCGCTTCCCGGTCGTGGACGATCACCACCGGTTGATCGGCATGGTGACGTCGAAGGACGTCGTCGGCTCGTCGCCGAACGACCGCATCGACAAAGTGATGACGAAAAGCCCGATCACGGTCGGCGCGCGAACGTCGGTCGCGTCGGCCGCGCACATGATGGTGTGGGAGGGCGTCGAGCAGCTGCCCGTGACGGATCACGGCCGGAAGCTGATCGGCATTATTTCGAGGCAGGACGTGCTGAAGGGGATGCAGTTTATCCAGAAGCAGCCGCAGATCGGCGAGACGATCGAGGATTTGATCCTGTCGTCGTTCGAAGAGGAGCGGGAGGCGGACGGGCGGGTCGCGTTCCGCGGCACGATCACGCCGCAGATGACGTCGTCGTTCGGCACCGTCTCCGAAGGCGTGCTGACGACGCTCATGTCGCAGTCGGCGTTCCGCGCGATCAAGCTCGTCAAGAAGGGCGACCTCGTCCTCGACAGCATGTCGACGTTTTTCTTGAAGCCGCTCCAAATCGATAACGAAATCGTCGTCCGCCCGCAGCTGATCGAGCTGAGCCGGAAGTTCGGCAAGGTCGACGTCGAGGTGCATCTGGGCTCGTCCCTCGTCGCCAAGGCGATCCTAACGGCGCAGCTGATCGACCAGATGTAG
- a CDS encoding YheC/YheD family protein: MSKTKVRIKVASVRSGEPADDHAVWVSSSLLRKWGVEPNQSVNLRFGAFRSYVRVMPAAKTQYVRVGASLAASMGLSNGAQLRAAYRPSTQTLAIGPLIGVIMSRASPDESNRPFGDMTAFCRELVDAAKAEGAFVYFFPPSGIGSDRGTIQGWTYSNGWRRSDFPVPDVLHNRLTSRKLENLESVQQLFKEAKSRYGTQVFNEKYLDKTEVFAALRREVALHRYLPESHAFTGYDTLKAMAAKHRILFLKPIRGSLGKGIIRLVRHETGGYAAHFSEPTGTRRAMYPSLAKAYAVVSQRMKRQKFLIQQGLQLAAVDGRPIDFRALTQKGLTGEWGVTSIVGRIAGPNHFVSNLAKGGTIAPLKTAIARSNLPAGRKAAAAASLRKAAVEIAKGVDKTIDAHFGELGVDLAVDQGGRVWLLEVNSKPSKNDNTQLTTGKIRPSVKTLIQYARHLARL; encoded by the coding sequence ATGTCCAAAACCAAAGTCAGAATCAAGGTTGCATCGGTCCGGTCCGGCGAGCCGGCGGACGATCACGCGGTATGGGTGAGCTCCTCGCTTCTGCGCAAATGGGGCGTCGAGCCGAACCAGTCGGTCAACCTGCGGTTCGGCGCGTTCCGCAGCTACGTCAGGGTCATGCCGGCGGCGAAGACGCAGTACGTCCGCGTCGGCGCAAGCCTCGCCGCGAGCATGGGCCTGTCCAACGGCGCGCAGCTTCGCGCCGCCTATCGGCCCTCGACGCAAACGCTCGCCATCGGGCCGTTGATCGGCGTCATCATGTCCCGCGCTTCGCCCGATGAGTCGAACCGCCCGTTCGGCGACATGACCGCATTCTGCCGCGAGCTGGTCGACGCCGCGAAGGCGGAAGGCGCGTTCGTTTACTTCTTCCCCCCGTCGGGCATCGGCTCCGACCGCGGCACGATTCAAGGGTGGACGTACTCGAACGGCTGGCGCCGGAGCGACTTCCCCGTGCCGGACGTGCTGCACAACCGGTTGACGTCAAGAAAGCTGGAAAACCTGGAAAGCGTCCAACAGCTGTTCAAAGAAGCGAAATCCCGCTACGGCACGCAAGTGTTCAACGAGAAATATTTGGATAAAACCGAAGTGTTCGCCGCGCTGCGGCGCGAGGTGGCGCTGCACCGGTACTTGCCGGAATCGCACGCGTTCACGGGCTACGACACGTTGAAAGCGATGGCGGCGAAACACCGGATCCTGTTCTTGAAACCGATCCGCGGCTCCCTCGGCAAAGGCATCATCCGCCTCGTGCGCCACGAGACCGGAGGGTACGCCGCCCACTTCAGCGAACCGACCGGCACGCGGCGCGCGATGTACCCGTCGCTGGCGAAGGCGTACGCCGTCGTATCGCAGCGGATGAAGCGGCAAAAGTTCCTCATCCAGCAAGGACTGCAGCTCGCCGCGGTCGACGGCCGGCCGATCGACTTCCGCGCGCTGACCCAGAAGGGGCTGACCGGCGAATGGGGCGTCACGTCGATCGTCGGACGGATCGCCGGGCCGAACCACTTCGTCTCGAACCTCGCGAAGGGCGGCACGATCGCGCCGCTCAAGACGGCGATCGCCAGGTCCAATCTGCCCGCCGGACGGAAGGCGGCGGCCGCGGCGTCGCTGCGCAAGGCGGCCGTCGAGATCGCGAAAGGCGTCGACAAGACGATCGACGCGCACTTCGGCGAGCTCGGCGTCGACCTCGCCGTCGACCAAGGCGGCCGCGTGTGGCTGCTCGAGGTCAATTCGAAGCCGTCGAAGAACGACAACACGCAGCTGACGACCGGCAAAATTCGCCCGTCCGTCAAAACGCTGATCCAATACGCGCGGCATCTCGCGCGGTTGTGA
- a CDS encoding YheC/YheD family protein, which produces MNSEAANGPAYLGILVTAKRGSGAPFSSRAFYRRLDAAARSRGFATYVFAPEWIDWERKQIRGYAYDESSGEWTRGRFPFPRVVYDRAFFRTKAELDRHRALLRRLTAERGVELLGLCLGGKLEVHRLLAKDPETAALLPATARYTGPGALARWLRERGEAVLKPNGSSHGRGVFRLRRIGPDAYEARGRTRANRPAAYRFGSLNALLRWVDRRLVADSRFLVQAYLTLTANDGAPYDIRALVQKDGEGRWRLTGAAARVGAVGGLTSNLHGGGTSREAADFLLEQFGEAEAERILESIRAASMAVPRVLERWHGPLLELGIDFGVDRRGRVWLLEVNSKPGRMSFARLHDQSVRIAAVTSPIRYARYVLDRQLGGQINEFDGKQDSFYEKNG; this is translated from the coding sequence ATGAATTCTGAGGCAGCGAACGGCCCGGCGTATCTCGGCATCCTCGTCACGGCGAAGCGCGGGAGCGGCGCGCCGTTCTCGAGCCGGGCGTTTTACCGGCGGCTGGACGCGGCGGCGCGCTCGCGCGGCTTCGCAACGTACGTGTTCGCGCCTGAATGGATCGATTGGGAACGCAAACAAATCCGCGGCTACGCCTACGACGAGTCGTCGGGCGAATGGACGCGCGGCCGCTTCCCGTTCCCGCGCGTCGTGTATGACCGCGCCTTCTTCCGCACGAAAGCCGAGCTCGACCGGCATCGGGCGCTGCTGCGGCGGCTGACCGCGGAGCGAGGCGTCGAGCTGCTCGGCCTGTGCCTCGGCGGCAAGCTCGAGGTGCACCGCCTGCTCGCGAAGGACCCCGAAACGGCGGCCCTGCTGCCGGCGACGGCGCGATACACCGGCCCCGGCGCGCTCGCGCGGTGGCTGAGGGAACGCGGCGAGGCGGTGCTGAAGCCGAACGGCAGCTCCCACGGCCGCGGCGTATTCCGGCTGCGGCGGATCGGACCGGACGCGTACGAGGCGCGCGGCCGCACCCGCGCCAACCGCCCCGCGGCGTACCGCTTCGGCAGCCTGAACGCGCTGCTCCGGTGGGTCGACCGGAGGCTCGTGGCCGACAGCCGCTTCCTCGTGCAGGCGTACTTGACGCTGACGGCGAACGACGGCGCCCCCTATGACATACGCGCGCTAGTGCAGAAAGACGGCGAAGGCCGGTGGCGGCTCACCGGCGCCGCCGCCCGCGTCGGCGCGGTCGGCGGGCTGACGTCGAATCTGCACGGCGGCGGAACGTCCCGGGAGGCGGCGGATTTCTTGCTTGAACAGTTCGGCGAGGCGGAGGCGGAGCGGATCCTCGAGTCGATCCGCGCTGCGTCCATGGCCGTGCCTCGAGTGCTCGAGCGCTGGCACGGCCCGCTCCTCGAGCTCGGCATCGATTTCGGCGTCGATCGGCGCGGGCGGGTGTGGCTGCTCGAGGTCAACTCGAAACCAGGAAGAATGTCATTCGCTCGGCTTCACGATCAAAGCGTAAGAATCGCGGCCGTGACAAGTCCGATTCGCTATGCACGGTACGTCTTGGACCGGCAACTAGGAGGACAGATCAATGAGTTTGACGGTAAGCAAGATTCATTTTACGAGAAGAACGGATAG
- a CDS encoding YheC/YheD family protein, with product MSLTVSKIHFTRRTDRAVYLTPALAKELRLRGGGTVDVKLGGKTVTAQVKAQKGKGRHLYLPAAIREAIRAPKTGNIYLSTADGGTTVRIGPLIGVLTSGGGTAARPFGSRTGLIRELVRAGSGKAYVFAFTPKDVDWDQNTVLGYFADPDGGWSRRTVPLPDVVYNRLASRSADVSLGMEQLKQRFLRRNIPIFNWSFYNKWDVYRMLEDEPEAYKHVPESTLNPTPEQMREMLRRHKFIYLKPTGGSLGKGIYRITYAPGKGYFARFRSNGKNTLLRFQNFSSLMTMLGASSGRLRRYVAQQGIRLIDIEGNPIDFRFHLVRNQSNQWVVAGIGAKMAGRGSVTTHIKNGGTLMTPEQALGRVFGDKASDVLDRMKNVSIKLAEAIQNNSRHHVGELGFDLGVDTNEHIWMFEANSKPGRSIFKHPALKEEGRETLSLVFQHCLYLAKFRKRGNA from the coding sequence ATGAGTTTGACGGTAAGCAAGATTCATTTTACGAGAAGAACGGATAGAGCGGTGTATCTGACCCCTGCGCTGGCCAAGGAGCTGCGGCTCCGCGGGGGCGGCACGGTGGACGTCAAGCTCGGCGGCAAAACGGTGACGGCGCAGGTGAAAGCGCAGAAGGGCAAAGGCCGTCATCTGTACTTGCCGGCCGCCATTCGCGAGGCGATCCGCGCGCCGAAAACCGGCAACATTTATTTGTCGACGGCGGACGGCGGCACGACGGTGCGGATCGGCCCGTTGATCGGCGTATTGACGAGCGGCGGCGGCACCGCGGCGCGGCCGTTCGGCTCGCGCACGGGGCTCATCCGGGAGCTCGTGCGCGCCGGCAGCGGCAAAGCGTACGTGTTCGCCTTCACCCCGAAGGACGTCGACTGGGACCAGAACACGGTGCTCGGCTACTTCGCCGATCCCGACGGCGGCTGGTCGCGGCGCACGGTGCCGCTGCCCGACGTCGTTTACAACCGCCTGGCGAGCCGAAGCGCGGACGTGTCGCTCGGCATGGAGCAATTGAAGCAGCGCTTCCTGCGCCGCAACATTCCGATTTTCAACTGGAGCTTTTATAACAAGTGGGACGTCTACCGCATGCTCGAAGACGAACCGGAAGCGTATAAGCATGTGCCCGAATCGACGTTGAACCCGACGCCGGAGCAAATGCGGGAAATGCTGCGCCGCCATAAGTTCATTTATTTGAAACCGACCGGGGGCAGCCTCGGAAAAGGCATATACCGCATCACGTACGCGCCCGGCAAAGGCTATTTCGCCCGCTTCCGAAGCAACGGCAAAAACACGTTGCTTCGGTTTCAAAACTTCTCCAGCCTCATGACGATGCTCGGCGCCTCGAGCGGGCGGCTCCGCCGCTACGTCGCGCAGCAAGGGATTCGCTTGATCGACATCGAAGGCAATCCGATCGATTTCCGCTTTCACCTGGTGCGCAATCAGAGCAATCAATGGGTCGTCGCGGGCATCGGGGCGAAGATGGCCGGCCGGGGCAGCGTGACGACGCACATCAAAAACGGCGGCACCCTCATGACGCCCGAGCAGGCGCTCGGCCGCGTGTTCGGCGACAAGGCGAGCGACGTGCTCGACCGCATGAAGAACGTCTCCATCAAGCTCGCGGAGGCGATCCAAAACAACTCCCGCCATCACGTCGGCGAGCTCGGCTTCGACCTCGGCGTCGACACGAACGAGCATATTTGGATGTTCGAAGCGAACTCCAAGCCGGGGCGCTCGATCTTCAAGCACCCCGCACTGAAGGAAGAAGGGCGCGAAACACTCTCCCTCGTCTTCCAGCATTGCCTCTATCTCGCGAAGTTTCGCAAGAGGGGGAATGCGTAA
- a CDS encoding YheC/YheD family protein, with product MAWLTQPEREGSPAPRAAVPVAAILTYRDGTRIFRGNRDNFIDLLRTAKEEGVVAYIVAQDDLDVNASTIKGYVYSPSKKKWVRGERPFPNVVYNRIPYRKFEQLPEVQELIKACLRHPDIRFFNPSFFSKWSLFEWLNGSRLTRRHIPETVKLNGLHDFTRMVRNHRIVYLKPVKGKAGKGIMKVQRLTSVKRPQGAAQYRLTCQSAEGTESAVYDSIPTMYETVKRTMDGKEYIAQQGISLASAGGRPFDLRVLVQKSAKGEWRVSGIGARVAGESSITTHVPRGGSIGDPEKLLTHVFGAASARATLQTARETALELAAQIEKGAGHTLGEMSMDLGVDKSGKLWFFEANSKPMKFDEPHIRETSLRRLVRFWKYLVNQPTERSARLAELPASGGEGARRGRGRGRARRAGVEGRRGGAAKRRRR from the coding sequence ATGGCGTGGCTGACGCAACCCGAGCGCGAGGGCTCGCCCGCGCCCCGCGCGGCCGTTCCCGTCGCCGCGATTCTCACGTATCGCGACGGCACCCGCATCTTTCGCGGCAACCGCGACAATTTCATCGATCTGTTGCGCACCGCGAAGGAAGAAGGCGTCGTCGCCTATATCGTCGCGCAGGACGATCTCGACGTGAACGCATCCACGATCAAAGGGTACGTGTATTCGCCCTCGAAGAAAAAATGGGTGCGCGGCGAACGGCCGTTCCCGAACGTCGTGTACAATCGGATTCCGTACCGCAAATTCGAGCAGCTGCCCGAAGTGCAGGAGCTCATCAAGGCGTGCTTGCGCCATCCGGACATCCGCTTTTTCAATCCGTCCTTCTTCAGCAAATGGAGCTTGTTCGAATGGCTGAACGGCTCGCGCCTCACTCGGCGCCATATCCCGGAGACGGTGAAGCTGAACGGCCTTCACGACTTCACGCGCATGGTGCGCAATCACCGGATCGTCTACCTGAAGCCGGTGAAGGGCAAAGCGGGCAAAGGCATCATGAAGGTCCAGCGCCTGACCTCCGTCAAACGGCCGCAGGGCGCCGCCCAATACCGGCTGACGTGCCAAAGCGCCGAAGGAACCGAATCCGCCGTGTACGACTCGATTCCGACCATGTACGAGACGGTGAAGCGCACGATGGACGGGAAGGAATATATCGCCCAGCAGGGCATCTCGCTCGCCTCGGCGGGCGGGCGGCCGTTCGACCTTCGGGTGCTCGTGCAGAAGAGCGCCAAAGGCGAATGGCGCGTATCGGGCATCGGCGCCCGCGTCGCCGGGGAGTCGAGCATCACGACCCACGTCCCCCGCGGCGGCTCGATCGGCGATCCCGAGAAGCTGCTGACCCATGTGTTCGGCGCGGCCTCGGCGCGCGCGACGCTGCAGACGGCGCGCGAGACGGCGCTGGAGCTCGCGGCGCAAATCGAGAAAGGGGCCGGTCACACGCTCGGCGAAATGTCGATGGATCTCGGCGTCGACAAATCGGGAAAGCTGTGGTTTTTCGAAGCGAACTCGAAGCCGATGAAATTCGACGAGCCGCATATCCGCGAAACGTCGCTGCGCCGATTGGTCCGGTTTTGGAAATACCTCGTGAACCAGCCGACCGAACGTTCGGCCCGCCTTGCGGAGCTGCCGGCGTCCGGCGGCGAGGGGGCGCGGCGGGGGCGCGGGCGCGGGCGCGCGCGGCGCGCGGGCGTCGAAGGGCGGCGCGGGGGCGCCGCGAAACGAAGGAGGCGGTAG
- a CDS encoding YheC/YheD family protein, which translates to MAGTFRLGVMALYLNGNRLEELPFFRRLLKEARRMGIEAYVYTPEDVDDGKRRVLAHVYEEGRGWQRRWMPFPDVVFDRCRYQNTPRFRKLREFRGRYGDLLYMNRPLANKWAIHQLLHKDKDIRPHLPESVMYRGAGALADFVKKHGIAFVKPVNGTGGRGVVRIERAGDGRFQVRGRDKQRRILPKLRGSAEGVGRLIARLGLADNSLMQQGIELTLPNGRVHDYRMLVQKTGEGRWEVTGCAGRVGAERSVTSNLHGGGKAVAAGKLLRKTFGSESKASAVEEDMRELGLLVVKRLEDHYRDMCELALDLAVDRDGRVWLLEINPKPAREVFRRIGESETYRRAIRTPVEYARWLYERERKK; encoded by the coding sequence ATGGCGGGCACGTTCCGACTTGGCGTCATGGCTCTCTATTTGAACGGCAACCGGCTGGAGGAGCTCCCTTTCTTCCGCCGGCTGCTGAAGGAAGCGAGACGAATGGGCATCGAGGCGTACGTGTATACGCCGGAAGACGTCGATGACGGCAAGCGCCGCGTCCTCGCCCACGTCTATGAAGAAGGGCGGGGCTGGCAGCGGCGGTGGATGCCGTTCCCGGACGTCGTGTTCGACCGGTGCCGGTACCAAAACACGCCCCGCTTCCGCAAGCTCCGGGAATTTCGCGGGCGGTACGGCGACCTCTTGTACATGAACCGCCCGCTCGCCAACAAATGGGCGATTCACCAGCTGCTCCACAAAGACAAGGACATCCGCCCCCACCTGCCGGAATCCGTCATGTACCGCGGCGCCGGCGCCTTGGCGGACTTCGTGAAGAAACACGGCATCGCGTTCGTCAAACCGGTCAACGGCACCGGCGGACGCGGCGTCGTCCGCATCGAGCGCGCGGGCGACGGACGCTTCCAAGTGCGAGGCCGCGACAAGCAGCGGCGCATTCTGCCGAAGCTGCGCGGGTCGGCGGAGGGCGTCGGCCGGCTCATCGCGCGGCTCGGTCTCGCCGACAATTCGCTGATGCAGCAGGGCATCGAGCTGACGCTGCCGAACGGGCGGGTGCACGATTACCGAATGCTCGTGCAGAAGACGGGAGAGGGCCGCTGGGAGGTGACCGGCTGCGCGGGACGCGTCGGCGCCGAGCGGAGCGTGACGTCGAACTTGCACGGGGGCGGCAAAGCGGTCGCCGCAGGCAAGCTGCTCCGGAAGACGTTCGGCAGCGAATCGAAGGCGTCGGCCGTCGAGGAAGACATGCGCGAGCTGGGCCTCCTCGTCGTGAAACGGCTCGAGGACCATTACCGCGACATGTGCGAGCTCGCGCTCGACCTCGCCGTCGACCGCGACGGACGGGTATGGCTGCTCGAAATCAACCCGAAGCCGGCGCGCGAAGTGTTCCGCCGCATCGGAGAGTCCGAGACGTACCGCCGCGCCATCCGCACGCCGGTCGAATACGCGCGATGGCTGTACGAGCGCGAACGCAAAAAATGA
- a CDS encoding HAD family hydrolase → MVERTPQALIFDMDGTLFRTESNIVPAFERAYARLAGEGLTRDAMPSADVLLGSLGMLLKDIWSRVLPNSDERTRLRMDELLLEEQLALLGAGAGELYPGVDETLRKLQEEGYRLFVASNGLEPYVKGVAKALGIADRFEGLYSAGEFRTASKVDLVRLLLDRHEVASAWMVGDRSSDVEAGSKNGLPVVGCEYAAFGVPQDELRGAEMRIRAFPELLDLLGIAETTK, encoded by the coding sequence ATGGTAGAGAGAACACCGCAAGCGCTCATTTTCGATATGGACGGCACGCTGTTTCGAACGGAATCGAACATCGTGCCCGCGTTCGAGCGGGCGTACGCGCGCCTCGCGGGCGAAGGCTTGACGCGTGATGCGATGCCGTCAGCCGACGTGCTGCTCGGCTCGCTCGGCATGCTGCTGAAGGACATTTGGAGCCGGGTGCTCCCGAACTCCGACGAACGGACGCGCCTGCGGATGGACGAACTGCTGTTGGAAGAGCAGCTCGCGCTGCTCGGCGCAGGCGCGGGAGAGCTGTATCCGGGCGTCGACGAGACGCTGCGGAAGCTCCAGGAAGAAGGCTACCGGCTGTTCGTCGCGAGCAACGGCCTCGAGCCGTATGTGAAAGGCGTCGCCAAGGCGCTCGGCATCGCGGACCGATTCGAAGGCTTGTACTCCGCAGGAGAATTCCGTACGGCTTCGAAGGTCGACCTCGTGCGGCTGCTGCTGGACCGGCACGAGGTGGCTTCGGCTTGGATGGTCGGCGACCGGTCGTCCGACGTCGAGGCGGGCAGCAAGAACGGTCTGCCCGTCGTCGGATGCGAGTACGCCGCGTTCGGCGTGCCGCAGGACGAGCTGCGCGGCGCCGAGATGCGGATTCGGGCGTTCCCCGAGCTGCTGGACCTGCTGGGGATTGCGGAGACGACGAAATAA